A window of Ranitomeya variabilis isolate aRanVar5 chromosome 2, aRanVar5.hap1, whole genome shotgun sequence contains these coding sequences:
- the LOC143806058 gene encoding uncharacterized protein LOC143806058, whose amino-acid sequence MCTGVGSGKVWSYGFLLLTTVSVIEAQNTSSTSVADYIKKLLNDLATLIKQLIIHVIPTTAPPSTTSTTASTTSTTSTTSSASTASLSTSATSTTASTTSLPSSQTSATHSTVSSSPSTTSIVASNTSAFTPPLSTTSSSAPSSISVTSTSITASTTSTNASNTSSSSTISISASSISASLSTLVASTTSSSTSLTSATASNASSSTFSTSTISSTTSSFTSTAPTLPSTTSPPASSNLDATSLNNITAFSNTKPNNSSTSSSLFSVGVSSSWPSTSTSSVLITQSSKQSTSANNQSLLSPTGISSQQPSINTSVFSPPFTSSVGKSSQNPNPGPINQSTTSFTVTTTISSTTPSNLTLRTSIGFSSQQLLANSTAFQHTGTTTQPTTTHNVPSSFTISGTSQPLFISTSTTKNNAQSTTIMAPASTVGTSSQQSTIITTLNPNNGLTTLNMTSGFTNTTSGLQTSTNANTSTNTRPINVSISTSSITSPTPSSSTNMSSGSKTTQALFTVSTPSTVDTSSQQPLSTKGTSAGAETSIQSSSLHTSILSSINSISSKGPTSTTTSSSSNAGIDSQTTSTNSQSTSSATIQKQSSTASGSSSMVTNGQLTTSSKSTYSTSNVISSATSSTQTSSESTASTSTSSTSRTSSNNGSNSTTHSTTKVTKNTSSTTTAVHLSWFVTILGLVLMG is encoded by the exons ATGTGTACCGGGGTAGGATCTGGCAAAGTATGGAGTTATGGATTTCTGCTTCTCACAACAG tttcTGTAATTGAGGCTCAGAATACCAGTTCCACATCCGTAGCAGATTACATCAAGAAATTACTCAATGATTTAGCAACATTAATAAAGCAACTAATTATTCATGTGATACCAACAACTGCCCCGCCAAGTACCACATCGACCACTGCCTCCACTACTTCAACAACATCTACCACATCAAGTGCTTCTACTGCATCATTATCCACTTCTGCAACATCAACAACTGCTTCGaccacatcattgccctcttctcAGACATCAGCAACTCATTCTACCGTGTCATCCTCTCCTTCTACAACATCCATAGTTGCTTCTAACACATCAGCCTTCACACCTCCATTATCAACAACTTCTTCTTCTGCACCCTCATCCATTTCTGTGACATCAACATCAATTACTGCTTCTACCACATCAACAAATGCTTCTAATACATCCTCTTCTTCGACTATATCAATATCTGCTTCTTCCATATCAGCCTCCCTTTCTACATTAGTTGCTTCTACcacttcatcctccacttctttgaCATCAGCAACAGCTTCTAATGCATCATCTTCTACTTTTTCGACATCAACAATTTCTTCCACTACATCATCCTTCACTTCTACAGCTCCAACACTTCCTTCTACCACATCGCCCCCTGCATCTTCAAACTTAGATGCAACATCCTTGAACAACATTACAGCTTTTTCCAATACAAAACCAAATAACTCTTCAACATCCTCATCTCTTTTCTCTGTTGGGGTTTCCAGTTCATGGCCATCAACCTCTACTTCATCTGTACTCATTACTCAGTCAAGCAAGCAATCAACATCCGCTAATAACCAGTCTTTACTTTCCCCTACTGGTATCAGTAGTCAGCAGCCATCTATCAACACATCTGTCTTCAGTCCACCATTCACTTCCAGTGTTGGCAAAAGCAGTCAAAATCCGAATCCTGGGCCAATCAATCAATCTACAACCAGTTTTACCGTCACAACAACCATCTCATCGACAACTCCTAGTAACTTGACATTACGTACTTCTATTGGTTTCAGTAGTCAGCAACTACTAGCCAATTCAACAGCTTTTCAACATACTGGAACAACCACTCAGCCAACTACTACGCACAATGTACCCTCATCTTTTACTATTAGTGGAACCAGTCAGCCATTATTCATCAGCACGTCAACAACTAAGAACAATGCACAATCCACAACTATCATGGCACCTGCTTCCACAGTTGGTACAAGTAGTCAACAATCAACAATCATAACAACTCTAAACCCAAATAATGGTCTAACAACTCTTAATATGACATCAGGTTTTACCAATACTACCAGTGGTCTACAGACTTCTACCAATGCAAATACTTCTACAAACACAAGGCCAATAAATGTATCAATATCTACCAGTTCCATAACTTCACCAACACCATCATCTAGCACAAATATGAGTTCAGGATCAAAGACCACACAGGCACTATTCACAGTTTCAACACCTTCCACTGTTGACACTAGTAGTCAACAACCTCTGTCAACCAAAGGAACATCTGCCGGTGCTGAAACCAGCATCCAATCATCATCATTGCATACTTCAATATTATCTTCTATTAATAGCATCAGCAGTAAAGGGCCAACATCCACCACCACATCATCATCTTCTAATGCTGGTATAGATAGTCAAACTACAAGCACCAATAGCCAGTCAACATCTTCAGCTACAATTCAGAAACAATCAAGCACTGCATCAGGTTCTTCAAGCATGGTAACAAATGGCCAATTAACAACCAGTAGTAAAAGTACATACTCCACAAGTAATGTCATCAGTTCAGCAACATCAAGTACACAGACCAGTTCAGAGTCAACAGCCTCTACAAGTACATCATCCACAAGTAGGACATCTTCCAACAATGGCTCCAACTCTACCACACATTCGACTACAAAAGTAACAAAAAACACTT CATCAACCACTACTGCCGTCCATCTAAGCTGGTTTGTAACGATCCTGGGCTTGGTCCTCATG